CAGGCCTGTCAGTTTTGGCCTTTTGTCCGACCTTAATCGTTGTTTCAGGCATGACGGCCAGCAGGCTGAACCTCTGCCCCTTTATACAACAGGCAATTCCGATGAACTGCGGAAGGTGTTGGAAAAGTACAGCTACCGGCTGCGTATCGCATCTTCAGAAGTGGTTGAGGATGTAACGGTGTTGCGCTGTTTTATTGAAACCGGAGTGATGAATGTCCAGTGAAAATTTACCTTTCTACCGTGATCGGATTCTGGAGCGAATTGAACAGCTCAGAGCCTTTCTGAATAACCATCAGCCGGTGATGGCGGAACTGATGACTGTGGGGGCCGTCACGCGCCACGAAGAGCGGCTGAAAGAGGTTACCCCAATTGAGGTGAGTACTATTTCTGATGCCTCTGTAGATGACATTATCCGTGTATTTCAGGATTTTTGTATCGATGACATCGATGTACTCAGCAGGAATTCAACGAAAGTAACGACCAAATATCCGGGGCTGATTATTGTTCCTGAGGGTGCCGAACTGCTGAGCAGAATTATTCGCGATATCAACGACGCCAAAACTGACTTTGCCTCAGCTATGAAAAGGGTAAATGATCAGAAACACATCCGCTTTGAGGAAGTTCACCGTAAACTTCCCGGCCTTGTGACAGTGGCGTCTACTCGCAAAATTATGTTTGTGGAGGCACGGCTTAAAAAAGTTACTTTTTGCTGGCGACTAAACCGGAACCAGGTAAAAACCAACGCCAGTGAGCTCATCGCGATGCTGGATAAGCGTCGTACGGCAGCGGTCAAATCGCCAGCGACCACTGACCTGACAGTGGTTGCGAACATCGATAGGGCGAAGGCATTACTTGAAAGAAAGGTCCTACAAGACGGGGATGCGTTACGTCTTTGTCGGACCAATACCTTCCCGGTTCCGATCGCGCATCTGTTCTCATACCGTCCTGAAGGCACGGAGCGTGGAAGTAGCAAATACGCCGAGACGGATTACAAGGTGGTGAAAGCCTCACTGCCCATTTTCGCTGTTGGACAAAAGCCAGCATTTAAAGGTCTTCAGAACTGGGTGCCTGCGTCGGATGACGCACCGTCAAATGCACGAAGGATCAACCATAGCTACACGGAGCTTGTACCCGGTGCGGATCTTGGCATTTTCATTATGAGTAAGGTCTGAGGAGAAAAGCATGCAATGGATCTCCACTACCAGCCAGAAGCTCGATGAGAGACTTTATCGTGTCTGTGTCTGGGTGAAAAAATACCACGAGGACGCTATTAACCGTGTTGTATTGACGGTGGATCTCAGTAAAGCCCGACATGACCCGGGAGAGGATAAGGTACGGTCCGAGTTACTGTGTGGCCATTACTTTCTCATGAGGAAGGAAAACAATGCGAAATCGGCGCCAGCGGATCAAAACTTTGAATTTTTACCTGACGGCCGCAACCTGAGCTGGCAGACGTCGACCCCGGGGCTTCAGCAGCTTCTGCTGAACAATAATGTACCGGAGTCCCTCAGGACCCTGGCTGATTATATTCACATACGTCTGACCAAACTGACAATGGTCCCGATGTCGGGAACCATAATGAAAGCTGCACAGGAAGACAGTATCAGCTGGGTGAAAGTGGATCTGCGATATTTCTGGCAGTATGAACTGGTTGATTCCCATCTGGGACCTGTCCAGGTGTCTCATAAGGCGCTTGTGCGTTTTGGCCGTCTGGCTAAACACGATGAAAATGCCAGCGCTATTCGTATGCTTCGCCAGCGGTTGTCATCACCATTTATTCAGGAATATGAGATGCCTGAGGAGGAGCTGAAGCGTAAGCAACAGATCATGAATACCGCCGATGTGAAAATGCTTTTTCATGCTCATTATCCGGGGCAGAAATTGCTGTTGGCCCGGTATGCCAATGGCTGGGTGCTGGTGGATTGTTTCCTGTTCCACCATATCAAACCCAAAAAGAAGGCGAAAAACAAAACCAAAGCAGGCAAATCAGAAACACAAAATATAAAAACGACGGGGAGTGAGGATCATGGAACTGGGCATTATGGTGTGCATCGTGTTGTTACTCTCACTGGCAGCGGTGTGGATCAGTAACAAGGCGGTGGGATTACTGGAAATCCATTATTTTAAGCGACCGCTGAGCATGGAATATGCGGCGTGGCTGAGGGTGATGTGTGCCGGTTTGTTGTTTATTTTTATCCAGATGGCCCCGGCATTCACGTTTCTGTATACGCTTAAGCTGGTGGCACTGTTAAACTTGGGTGTGCAAACTATGAAGCTTAACGGCGTTTATAAAATGAAACGCACAGGTATGCTGCCGCCGAAAGACGCCCTTCAGGATCTGAACCGGTTTAATCCTTTCCGTAAGAAATAACCCTCAGCAGCGCCCGCATGGGCGCTACTCATCCAGCGCTCCGCGCATGAATTGCGTCATCGCTTTTTTACCAGCTTCAATGTTACGGATATAGCGTGAAACCATCTCCGCGTTGCTCCAGTTACCCATCTCCATGATCTGCAAGAGCGTATACCCGGCATGAGCAAGTTCGATGGCACCGCCTACGCGGACGCTGTGACCGGTCCAGCATCGGGTGCCCGTTTCCTGCGGATGAAGCTCTTCCCAAAGCGCTTCAAAGGCCCGGAGTAGCGTGTTCTTACTAAGCATACCCTCATCCTCGACGGGAATGGGTTCGCCATTTCCCCCGAGCGGGGTTCGGGTAGGCAGATAGGGCATGTTATGGTTTCTCAGCAGCGCATTGATTTCGTTACCCTGGCTTCGTAAACCCCATTCAGGTGGCATATATCCGTTATCCTGAAAGTTAACGGCCTGAAAGAGATAGTCCTTCGGATGGCTGTATTGATCCCTTCCGACCATACCCATCAGCCTTCTCAGTGTGGCTGTGAGGTTAGGGGTCAGATGATAGGTGAGCAGGGTACTGACAGTGGATTTTGTCCGGTATACCGTCAAGGTAAAGCTGCCGGTCTTTTCATCCAGCACAAGGTCTTCCATCCGAATTCGCCTGATCTCCGCTGAGCGAAGCAGTGTTTCAAACCCTGTCCAAATTAGGCAAAGGTCGCGGAGTTTGCGCACCGACTGCGTCGTACTGTGTGCTTTAATCAATGCCTTTAGATCCGTCACCATGAATGGCGTAGCCTGGCGGGTAACTTTCTGCTTTCGGGCTTCAGCCTGTTCGAGGGCCGCAAGAATATAACCTACTTCAGATGTGATGATCCCAGGCTGATCGAGTGCTTTCCTTTGGATACTGTTCAGGGCATGCAGGCACCCTTTAATACTGCTTCGTGACAGTGACTTCTGAAGATGGTCTAAATAGGCCAGCAGTGGAGTTTCAGTCACCGGGAGAGAGCTGGCGGGCCAATCTTCGTTCACCTCCTTTCCTGCATTTGCCTGATACCACTCATTCCAGGAACGCAGCCAATGGAGATACGTCTTAGCCGTATGGTATTTCAGGTGAGAAAAATAGCGGATGAGGCGCATCAGTTGCTTGTCATTAACTTTAACCGTAGACAATTGTTGATGGAGATCGTTGTCTGCAAACCGTCTGGTTACTGGCTGGCTATTCATTGTGTCCACCTGAATACACTGTTTTTATTTACAGCCATTTTAGCATTGCGGTACCTGCTTATGAACAGGTTCCGGGCAACAAAAAAAGGGGGCCCGCCAGTTCAGCAACGAGCCGGAGTTATACGTCAAATAGTTGCAAAAAAAATTAGATTCCCGGAACAAATCCACATAAGATTGGGATACTGTACTTTTGCTGAAAATAACTTAAGGTTGACCATGTCCGAAACTAAACAGGCGTATTTGATGAAATTTCGTAAGTGCTCTTCATTTGACACACTGGAAAAAGTATTTGAACGACTCTGTGAAAAGAATGTTGGTATAGTTTCACTAGAAATTTCCGGGGCATATGACCATCGAAAAGCTGAACTGACAATGAAAAAACTCTACGATAAAGTCCCCGCCAGTGTATGGACCCTGGTTCGTCAGTAAAATGAAAATCCCGGGAACCATTATACAGCCGACGTTTAACAAAAAGAGGTTTATGAAATCGTCTGTTGAACATATAAATTTATTAAATTATTTATTACCACCTCTGGGAATTAGTTTAATCAGAAAAGTAATAACTTCACTTAAAATGCTTTACTTGCTCTGTTGTGGTAAAACGCATGGGAATTAAACCTTTATTAATTTTAACTCTTCCATTCATCTCCTTTTATTTAAACGCGGCGAGCCTAAACGAGTTCAGTCAAAAACTGGATGAAGGTTACCGTTACGCCTGTAACGCAACTCAGACGGGCAACGCAGAGGTTGCCTCTCTGGCGCTTGAGAACTACAGGGCAAATTTCACTACCTCAGACCCAAAAGTTGGTTTCAGCCAGATAATGAATGATGAAATAAACAAGGTTGTCTCGAATTTTTTCAGAATGGGCATGATCCAGGGGAACACCAGTACTGCGGCCTGCGAGACGCCTTCGGAGTTGCTGAGTCAGACCGCTTTGGCGGTATATTCCCGACAGGAAAAGGCGGCGTTGGCATCGAGCCTTGATGCTGTCCGCTTCACTGAATATGCGGCGCAGGCCTACCCGATTTTTGATTCAATCCGGAGTACAAGCATCAGTGAGGATGAAGTAATTAATCAGATTAATAAAATTGGGAATAATGCAATTATAAATGACAAGAATGCTATTGACGCCAGCAATGCGACAAGTGCGATGAAAAACGTAGTGACTGTACTTTTTTCTGCCCGGAGTGACCCGGAACTTATGCAATTTATGATGGGTTATATTGATCAACACAAACTGCATTGAATGTAGGGTCCAGTATTTATATTAAATCAGCTTTCGTCCTGAAAGTGAGCCCACTGTTGGAATGCTCACTAATTCCGGTTCCGTCCGTATTAATAAGTCTCACTGCTGGTGGAGGGACGGGCAACCGGAAAAGTAGCTTTTTACCAGCATAGAATTGCCATCGCTTTATCCATTTGCCCCTGCCACAGTAATAAAAGCAACTTAAAAACTCATGAAAAAAGACCTCTTATCGAAATGTCATACTGCTTTCGTCCGATATAGTGAATGTCTGTATGCTGCGGGGGAAATAACATGCGAAAGAGCTATACCTATGGGATTCCTTTCGGACTCCATCGCGAAACTGGACGGTATCTGGACATCACGGAAGTAAGCAGAGGGAGTGCATGCAACTGTATCTGCCCCGGGTGTCGTACGGATTTGATCGCCAGGCAGGGTGAGGTCAAACTCTGGCACTATAGCCACACCACGGACCTCTTCGGTGATTGTGACGGCTTGATGGAGGCGATTCGGGGAAAAATTATTGAAGTTGTCCGGGAAAGACATCTTCTCGGTTTCCCGCATCTTCTGGCCGGTTATGAAGGCGGGAAGGTGCCACTTGATGAGGTAAGCGGCAGCGGAAGCATGTTCGGCGCCACGGCAGATCTGTTTGTGAAGGTTAACGACCTCTGTGTCGCCGTGTTTCTTGATACCGATCGCAGCGTGGCCGGGAAGCTGACGTTCGACCATCTCCATCCCTCGGAAATGGTAGCAGCATTACGTATCGATCTGCCGGATATAGAATACGAAATCAGTCAGGTACAACTTGGCAGGCGAGATGGAACCTACAGCGAACGTATCGAGAAAATTATCATTGATGAGACGGAGTCACGAGAGTGGTTGTATCATCCCATGATGCAGGAACTGGGGACTGAACCCCTGAAGGTTTATCAGGGCCGTGAGCCTGCGGAAGCAGGACCACTTCTCCAGCGTCTTTCCGACTGCTACATGAAGCTGCCGGACATCTTACCCCAGAGCATGAATACGCTGATAAGAATGCAGCAGGACACCATCGTTTGTTTGTGTCGGCTCACCGTCAGAGCATCCAATATAGCCCAGACTGATGAATTTCCGCTGTTTATACGTTACTTCCGTCTGCATTGTCTCGACACCAGTGAGCATGTGAATTACGAGAAATTGCTGAACTGGCAGGACATGATCACAAAATCACAGGAAGGGCAGTCGCTAACGATGGAGGAACGGGATTATCTCCAGGAAATCGCCCGTATTGGCCTCTACAACCACCGACTTAAAAGTGTCTGCCTGACGGCCTGCGAAGACAGTAAGGTGGCAACAACTGAAGGACCAACAAATTTCTCATTGCTCTGAAGGGGGCTGGTGAGTTACGGGCCTGGCGGGCATGGAAACGTAAACAAAATCTACTTGCTCGCCTTAAGCAGTAATGGGTTGTTCATTTCTTACATGGTCTCAGAGTACCTATCATGATCAGTCCGGTAATATAAACTGGCACAGCCATCATAACAGCCCAACGCTAATGGACATACATTAGCGTTGGGCTGTTATGGCCGAAAGACTGGATCAGGAGTTCCGGATTTTTGCGCGGTAGGTGTGTTTGATCCTTTCAATCGTGGCAAGAGATGCATTCCAGTAGCGTTCAGCGTCGGGGCGATATTGGTCATCGAAGATGCAAAGATTCAATAATAGTGTAATTAGCGTCTCCTGGCGGCAAAGTCAGTCGGCCGGAACTGGTAAACTGTATTCCACCTCACCCGGGCTGGCGGGCGACTGACGTCTTGCCGGTTCATAGCCGGTGGTCGCGTCTGACAATGCGGTGTCCTGCCGGTAGTGACGCTGGCAGGGAGGTTTGCCAAATATACCCTACAGGGACTTCAGGAATGAATACGTTCGAACAGTTTAAAGCACAGGTCACCCAACATGCCTGTGGACTCGGTCCGGAACAACTGGCCGGGTACTGGGGGCGGTCCACCAGCGGCGAATGTGTTTCGCCATCGTATGAAGTGTTCAGGGGTTATCCGACCCGCCATCCGCTGGCGGAGTTTGTGGAGATGGCTGCATCCCGCAACGGCATCAGGCCGGATGACTACCTGGGTGATTTACTCCGGGGGCCGCATGAGGTTGTCGGCTCCCTGACGGATGACAGCACGTCACCCGCCGCCAGCCTGCCTGTCTATTTCTTCCCGGGTGCCGGGATTTACGCTGCGGCGGTCAGTGATACCGAGGTGCTCGATGTCTGGATGAGCTGGCCTTGCTACCCGGAAAACTGGTGAACATCCGAAACCGGGTTAACCGGCCGGGGATGATTTCCACGACAGCTGGTGCGGACGTGATAACACAATTGCATGTCCTCATCCCTCAAGCCCCCTGCCAGGCCCCAACGTGCTGTCAGGCTTCGCCTGATTCCCGACCTTTGCACGTACTTCAGCCGATAACTTTTTGTTTTCTTTTTATTTTCTCCCCATTTCCTCAAAGTTCGCGGGCGGCGTGGACAGGGCACCATTGCCGCATGTGGGGTCTTAATAAGGGCAGGGTGGTCAGGTTTGCTCGATGCCGGGGGTAGGCCCTACCCTTTATGGGATGAGGACATGCAATTTACTAAATTAATCGCCAGCACCGGTGGTGGCTTATCTGTAACGGGTCAGTTTTTTGATACGGGGAATGTTTCAGGGTTAAGATCTGGAATCATAAAAATATACGCTCCCGTTCAGGACATACGACTTGAAATGGATAATGCCATTAAAGAAATTCCAGCCTTTCGTCGATAACAGTTTCTGACCATCGCCATAACCATGTCATGGAGGAGACTAACCGTGTTTCAGAGGTAAGCTGTTGCCTGGCAAAACATACAAACTCAAATATCAGGAAGCGAGTTTAGTTGTTTATAACATGCAGCCGTGTAACTGATTAGGTACCGGCAAAAGGAGGAAATAATGTTTGAAAACTACGTTTGTAAAATCTATGTAAGCAATGATCCTCATTTTAGTAGCCATCTCGAAGCAACTGCGTTTGGTTTCGATAATGGTCAGCAGCAAAAGATTCTCACCGCAGCCCATGTTGTTACCAATGCTCTTGGAAAAATTTATCCCGTCAGCAATACACTTAAACTTTACGTCAAATTTCTTAACCATCAAGGACTGGTGAACGAAGAGCCTGTTCTAGTCGATTTCATTCTCAATGAGGCTAATGACAGGGCAGACTTTAAAGACGGCATTCCGTTTGTTGACAGTGCAGAAATCGTATTACCAGCTGGAATACAACAGCCTGTAAGTAGTTACTTTAAGGTCCTAGCACCCGCAGCTGGCATGGATACATTGGGTGTCGGATATCCAATGAATGAGACAACAATTTCGGCATTCCCTGGTGAAGTTTCAGGAATTTGGCCTTTAAATTGCTCAAATCATTCTCCCCAACATCTCACAACTCGCTTTGTAATAGCACATTTCAACACCGATGGTTGCTCTGGTGGACCCTATGTCGTCTCCGAGAAGGACGAGCATTTTGTCATTGGAAGTCTGGTTGGAATAATGTCTGGAACCTGCCCAGATTCAAATCCACACATGTCTGTTCAGTCCGCTACTGATTTTTAGCAAAGTCAGTTCCAAAATGACGCTGGCACGATAGTTATTTTGGGTATGCCAGATATGGCGTCTGCCCTTACTAACAGCAACAGCATTGAAACTGACAAACATGAACTGGAAAGTGCCACAATAGTAAGTCATGATTTCTTCATCACTTTTATGGTGCTCTTTTTCACCTATCACACAGCAAGTTATGAATACGAGGCCTGTAATGGACGCTACCGAAACTGAAGAGCTCGAAAAAATTCGCAAGAAGGCAATGGATGAAGTTACAAGTGCTCTTCAGGCGCTTGAAAATAAGTTCCCGGGTATTACTGAGGGCGCAGCAGCTTTGGCGGGGTCAGGCGTAGGCGCAGCGGCTTCCTTCGGTGCTCTCTATACGCTTGGTACAACGGGAGTGTCAGCAGCAGGCATAACCTCCGGGCTCGCTACAGCAGGGTCTATCGTCGGTGGCGGTATGGTTGCAGGCATTGCGGTATTGGCCGCACCTGTAGCTGTGTTAGGGATTGGCGGGTACGCGATAGTGAAACACAAAAAAAATGCGAAACTGACAGCCGCCCTTAGTCAGGCCATCCAAAAGCTCTACGAAGTTCAGGAAAGGTTGATGTCGAATGCGGAATATTTTAAGGCAGAAATTGCTGGCATCAAGGCAACAATCGACATGCTTACTAAGAAAGCTCCAAAAGGTAGCCTGGTCGCGGTGAGGTAAACACATGAGTCAGTCTGAACCGCCCCGGTTTTTTTGGAGAGTGTTTAGTCCGGAAGCTCAGGCTGCCAGATCATTATTTGTACTGGTAGCATAATAAGCTTTTTCGGCTTCTACCGGCGGTATGTGTCCTAGCCGTTCCAGTAACCTTCGATTGTTGAACCAGTCCACCCACGCCAGTGTCGCAAGCTCCACTTCCGTGTGGTTTTTCCAGCTTTTACGGTGGATCACTTCCGCTTTGTAAAGGCCATTGATACTCTCGGCCAGGGCATTATCGTAAGAGTCGCCTGTACTGCCTGTCGACGCCAACAGCTCCGCCTCCTGCAGCCGCTGGGTGTACGCCAGTGACACGTATTGGGAGCCCTTGTCCGAGTGATGGATTGTACCTGAGGGGCGACGTGCCCACAGAGCTTGTTCCAGAGCATCCAGCACGAACCTTGCTTCCATCGACGATGAGACCCGCCAGCCAACGATCGTGCCTGCGAACACATCGATGATGAACGCCACATAGGCGAAGCCATGCCAGGTGCTAACGTACGTAAAATCTGCACACCAAAGCTGATTGGGACGTTCTGCCACAAACTGGCGGTTTACCAGATCCGCTGCTGCCGCTGTTTTACGACCGATCGTGGTCTTGATGACTTTGCCACGGAGTACGCCCCGAAGACCTATTATTTTCATCAGGCGTTCAACAGTACACCGGGCGACGCTAAAGCCCTCGCGGAGCAACTGACGCCAGACTTTTCGTGCCCCATAGACACTGTAATTTTCTCCGTAAACGCGTTTTATCTCCTGGATGATTTGAGCATCGCACTTTTCTCGTTGGCTACATTTCTCAGGATGTAGCTGGCGTTGCTGATGCCAGTAATATGTCGACGGGGCAATATCCAGTTCGCGACATACCGGCCCGACCCCGTGTGTACCACTCAGACGCTGCATAAGTGGCATTATTTTTTCCAGTGGCGGTCGAGCTCCGCCTGAGCAAAATAAGCTGAGGCCTGGCGCAATATATCATTGCTGCGGCGTAGCTCCCGATTTTCACGCTCCAGTTCTTTTAAACGCTGGCGCTCATTGGTGCTCAGTCCACCATCATCAGTGCTGACGGGGCTGACACCACCACGGACATCATTTTTATGCTGACGCAACCAGGCTCGTAGGGTGTCGTAATGGCACCCGATTTTTGACGATATGGCACGAATGGCATCCGGCTCAGAGTCATACTCATCACGGTGTTCCAACAACATTCTGACAGCGCGCTCACGCAGTTCAGGGGGATAGCGTTTGGCGGATTGTGATTTCATTTTGGGTCTCCTTTCACTGAGAGTTTAGTCTCCAAGAAACCCGGTACGGTTCAGTCTCCTTATGATGATGAGTTCAGGGCCATCCGTTATATTCAGCTCCGTGGTCAGGATATCGCGAACGCTCACGAGACAATTAACAGTGATATAGAGAGCCTTAAGGCACAGTTGACCGGGCTAATCAGCGGCACTGAACTTGATGAAGCGGAGCATCTGGCGCTTAAAGAACATCATCTGCGAGAAATGACCCCTTCAGATACTGCCATGCATTCTACTGGTCTCAAGACTATATATAGCGAGGCTAACCAGCGTGTATGCGGTGATATTGGACTGGCCACAATACTCTCCACGGATGACCTGGCTGTTGTAGATGCCCGGATCCAGAATCATATTAAAGAATTTAATGATCGCTACGCACTCGACGCCTGGGATTATGCTATTGCCTGCGGATGCGGGCTCATAGCATCCATGCTGGATTTACTTTGCGTCAGAGCCCCGCCAAAACCTACGGTGAGCTTTACGGCAGAAGTGGATGGTATTTTCAATAAACAGGTGCAGAAAGCCTTCAATGCCATTTTGCCGGAGGACCTGAGTACAAAACTCTCAGATTTGTTCCCTATAGGGGCACCAGACAGTTCGATCAGCAGCGATTTAGTGGGTGCGGCCGGTGGCGTTTTGTCTCCCACAAATCACCGCTTAAGAGCTTTGTCACACGATCCCATACTGGGCATTATTTTCGGTATAAAGGATATGCTGAACGGGACCTGTACGGTGGTTCAGAATGGACAGATCGTGGTTTATCCTTCCAGTAAAGGCGTTACTGACGAAACCAATATTTTCAGGCTCATCGCCAGAATGTTTGGACACCTGGCATCGGATGTTAATGCCCCCTCAGCAAAAGGAAACCGTGGCATGGGTTTACCGGCTCCTTTTATGGGGCTACTTCGTATGCTTGAGGGGATCCCTGTGGGGAGTTCTAACTTCGGCAAACAAATAGAGTACATGTATGTCAACGGATATGACTTTCGTCAGTTTATCGTGACAAGTATTCCGATGACCATAATGGAAGTTTTGATGCGGGTTTTCTATGTGGTGAAACAGGTATCGCTGGGAAAAGGAGCTTTTGGGGAGACCTTACTGGATACCATGCCGTTGCGGCTAAATCCACGCTTCCGGATGATGCTTGCCCTGGGTTATGGAACTTCCAGTGCTGTTAACGCAGGTAAAATGTATATCACCGGCAATATTCTCAATGCGAATTACGCCTCTTGGATGGGGTTGGCCTGGAATGGTTTTCACTCACTCAAGTGGTCCCTTTATCAGCGACACTTAAAGCTTTGGGCCGGTATTGAAAAGGCAGAACTGGAACGGCTTCAGAACAATATAGACAGCATCGAGGCATTGACCATCAGAGCAGGAAACTTGCCAGTCAAGTAACATTCACCGGAGCACCTCCGGAACCCCATAGCCCACCAGCTGCTAAAAATGTCTGCCTTTGCTTTTAATGCTCTCTCTGCCTCCTCCCCGAGGCAGAGAGTAGCTCGTAGTTATTTATACAGCTCACAACAGGGCCATAAGATACTCCGCTTCTCGTTTACCGATGATCCTGATCTGTCAGCTCTCTTCCCGGATGCTGTACGAGCGTAACGGCTTATTATTGATAGTTCTCTCATATCAAACGTCATAAAGATTTATGCTGCCACTTGGTAACAGCCTAAAGGTTGTACTCTCTATTTAACAGCTTTTAGGCTGTTAATTTGATATTACAGCTTTTAGGGTGTATTTTTAGAAAACAGCGTACAAGGTGTATCAGAGGAACTACTGAGGCCAGCTTATGATCAATAATGATTACCCGTTAAACACGCTCAACCAGTTGCGTCCCTTGCTCATTGGTTTTCGCAAGGCGAATGGCCTGACGCAAAAAGACCTGTCCGAAAGGTTAGGTGTCACTCAACAGACATACTCACGTCTGGAAGCCAACCCTGCCAGTGCGAGCATTGAACGGCTATTCAAGGTGTTTTCTGTCCTGGGTGTAAAAATCAGCTTCTCCTCGGCAACCACTTCTTCAGAGAGGAAGCAGACGGAAGAAATATATAAATTTAATTCACCTGCACGACAGGAGGATTGGTAACGATATGAGCCGGAAACAGCAACGTCTGGTAATTTGGATGAACGGCATCAAAGTCGGGTACTGGGAAAAAAGCAAAGGGGTAGACAGCTTAGAATACCTTCCTGAATGGGTTGCTGACGAACAGGGAAGGCCGCTGTCATTATCCCTTCCTTTTACTCCCGGGAACCAGGTCTGGCGTGGAAATGTGGTACGTGACTATTTTGATAATTTACTCCCGGACAGCGAAGGCATACGCAGACGTCTGGCAATGCGTTACAAGGCCGATAGCCTGGAGCCTTTTGATCTGCTGACGGAGCTGGGAAAAGACTGCGTGGGCGCGATACAGCTGCTTCATGACGGAGATGAACCCACTGATTTATATTCCGTGAAGTATCACCCGCTTACTGAATCAGAAATTGCGGCAACTTTGCGTAATACCACGGAGACATTGCTACCGGGCAGGCCAGAAGATAACGACGACTTACGTTTATCTATTGCCGGTGCTCAGGAGAAAACAGCCCTACTGTGGCATGAAGATCGGTGGTGTATGCCGGAGGGTAATACACCAACGACGCATATATTCAAGCTACCGCTCGGACTTGTGGGGAACATGAAAGCCGACATGAGCTCGTCGGTTGAAAATGAATGGCTCTGCTCGGTACTTCTCGACCAGTACGGGCTCCCCGTGGCAAGAACGCAGATTGCTCACTTTGAAGATCAGAAAGCGCTGGTGGTAGAACGTTTTGACCGAAAATGGTCAGGAGACGGACAATGGATCATTCGTTTACCCCAGGAGGATATGTGTCAGGCCCTGGGCGTTTCGCCATTACGAAAATATCAGGCGGACGGCGGGCCAGGTATATCGGAAATTATGGAGGTTCTGAGTAATTCAGACCGTGCTGAGCGTGACAAAGCGCAGTTTT
This genomic interval from Klebsiella sp. RHBSTW-00484 contains the following:
- a CDS encoding type II toxin-antitoxin system HipA family toxin, coding for MSRKQQRLVIWMNGIKVGYWEKSKGVDSLEYLPEWVADEQGRPLSLSLPFTPGNQVWRGNVVRDYFDNLLPDSEGIRRRLAMRYKADSLEPFDLLTELGKDCVGAIQLLHDGDEPTDLYSVKYHPLTESEIAATLRNTTETLLPGRPEDNDDLRLSIAGAQEKTALLWHEDRWCMPEGNTPTTHIFKLPLGLVGNMKADMSSSVENEWLCSVLLDQYGLPVARTQIAHFEDQKALVVERFDRKWSGDGQWIIRLPQEDMCQALGVSPLRKYQADGGPGISEIMEVLSNSDRAERDKAQFFMTQIIFWMMAATDGHAKNFSISIGPQGRYHLTPNYDVLSAWPVIGHGNNQISWQKCKLAMAVRGSSNYYQIYRIQRRHWIRHGEITGLSKQQTEAMIEEIIARTPGVIERVSGLLPDQFPQQLAESIFDGMRQQCRRLAEK